The Lipingzhangella halophila genome segment GGACCTGGGTATCCCCGGTGCGCTCGACCACGAGGAGATGCGCGAGGCGTACCGCACGGTTATCGCCGCGGCCAAGCGGACCAACCGGGTCGCCGCCATCCACGTTTTCGACCCCCATATGGCGGTCGAGCTGATGCAGGACGGGATCGACATGTGCTCCGTGAGCAGCGAGATCAACATGCTCGTCGACCAGGCGAGCAACAACGTCCAGATCATGCGGGACGCCACCCAACCGTGACACCCCCTGGAGCGAGAATGACGAACAACAGCCATCCCCCTGTGCGCGCCATCCGACCGATCCGTACCGCCACCGCGGGCGCCACGGCGCTCCTGCTGCCGCTGGCGGGCTGCGCCAACGGCGGCGACGCGGCCGACGCGTTCCCCAGCCGCCCGATCGAGCTGACGGTGGGCTGGTCGGCCGGCGGAAGCTCCGACCTCACCACCCGCGGCCTCGCCAAGGAGATGGAGGAGGACCTGGGCGTTGCGGTGCAGATCACCAACGTCGAGGGCGCCACCGGCGGTGTCGGCGCCTCCCAGGTGTCGAATAAGGACGCCGACGGCTACTCCGTCTTCGGTGGGGCCAGTGTCGCCGGCATGTGGCAGGTGATGGAGCAGTCCGACGCGTCGTGGGAGTCGTTCTACGCGCTGCTGGCCGGGCCGTCCCCCACGACGATCTACGTGCCGGCCGACAGCGAGTACGAGACCGTGGAGGACCTGGTCGAGGCCATGGAGGACGACTCCTCGATGCGCTACGGCACGCCCGGCCCCGGCAGCAACGGCCACATCTTCGGTGAGCTGCTCACCGAGGAGACCGGCACCGAGGCGGAGCACGTGCCCTACGACGGCGGCAGCGAAGCGGGCCAGTACCTCGTCTCCGGCGAGGTGGACTTCGTCTCCGTCACCCTCGGCGACATCCTGAACCTCGTTGAGTCCGACGACGCGCGCCCGCTGGTCAACCTGTACGAGGAGCCGGTCGAAGTGGCCGGGACCGAGATCCCGCCGATCACCGACAGTTACCCGGAGCTGGCCGAGCAGACGGCGATCAACCCCTGGTTCGGCGTCTATGTGCCGCGCGACACCCCGCCGGAGGTGGTCGAGCGCCTCTCGGAGTCCGTGCAGTACGCCACCGAGCAGGACCGTTTCGTGGAGATGTACGAGGGCGAGCTGGGCGGCGTGGTCGACTTCACGGCGGGCCAGGACTCCGACGACGTCATGGCGCGCGTCGAGTCCAGCCGCGCGTGGGCGCTGGACGGGCTGGGCATGACCGAAAGGGACCCGGCGGAGCTCGACATTCCGACGATCGAGGAGTACGAGTGGCCGCCGCACCAGCGTGCCGAGGAGGCCGCTGAGTGGCCTGAGGGACTGCAGTGACGGAGCGGACCGCGGACGAGCGGGCCGGCGCACAGGCGCCGGCCCGCGCCGCGGGTGATCTCGCGGTCGGCCTGGTCATCATCGCCGTGTGCGTGTGGGCGGGCTGGGAGTCGCTCGGGATGCCCCGTCGCGGCCAGCTCGGCCTGCTCACCAGCCCGGGATTCACACCGTTCCTCGCCTGCCTGACCATCGGCGTGCTGTGCGCCATTCTGGTCGTGCGTGCACTGCTGCGCGGCGCGCTCAAGGGCGTGGGGCCGCGCCTCGCCGAGATGTGGCACAGCGAGGAGTCGCGGCGGGTCGTGGTGCTGTTCGCGCTGATAACCGGGTACGGGCTGTTGGTCGGCGTCATCCAGTTCGCCGTGGTGACCGGTGTGTTCCTGCTCGTCTGCTTCGTCTTCGTGCGCGCGGGCGGCTGGGTCACGATCGCGGCGACGACCGTGGTCGCCACCCTGCTGACCGGCGTCGCCATCCCGCACGCGTTCAGCATGCCGCTGCCCTGACCCCCACGGGGACGCGCCGCCCGGGGGCCCGGGCGGCGCGCGGGTACCGAGATACATGGAGGAGCCGTGAGGTTCGCCGTCAACCTGTCGATGCTGTTCACCACCGTTGCGATGCTGGAGCGGCCCGCCGCGGCGCGCGCCGCCGGCTTCGAGGCGGTGGAGTGTTGGTGGCCGTTCGGTGTCCCCGAGCCCGGTGACACCGACGTGGACGCGTTCGTCGCCGCTCTCGACGACGCCGGCGTGGCGCTCACCGGGCTGAACTTCGACGCCGGCTCGCTGCCCGACGGCGAGCGAGGGTTCGTCTCCCAGCCCGATCGGACCGCCCGTTTCCGGGCGAACGTTCCCGTGGCGGTGGAGATCGCCCGCCGAACCGGCTGCGGGGTGCTCAACGCCCTGTACGGCAACCGGCAGGACGGCGTCTCCCCGGAGAAGCAGGACGAGTGCGCCGCGGACAACCTCGCGTACGCGGCGGCCGAGGCGCGGGGGGTCGCGACCGTGGTCGTGGAGCCGCTGAACTCCTTCGAGAGCCCGCGCTACCCGCTGGTGCGCACCGAGCACGCGCTGGGAGTCCTCGACCGCGTGCAGGAGGCGAGCGGCGAGCGCCCGGGCCTGCTCTATGACGCGTACCACATGCAGCGGATGGAGGGGAATCTCATCGACACGATGCGGCGGCACGCCGGCGACCTCGCTCATGTCCAGGTCGCCGACTCGCCGGGCCGCGGCGCGCCGGGGACGGGGGAGATCGCCCATGCGCGGGTCCTCGATGCCCTGCACGACCTCGGTTACCAGGGCACGGTCGGGCTGGAGTACAAGGACCCCGGCCCCGCGGACCGTTTCGCCTGGCTGCACCGCGACGGCCGGGCCAGCCTGGACGGCCGGCGCCCCAGCGCGTTCGTCACCGCCTGAGCCCCGCGCTCGGGCCGCGGTGGACAGGTCGGCGACAAGCCACACACACGTGGGCAGATCTTGAATGAGTCACCCCACGGCCCCACCAGAGCCACTCCCGTCGAAGCAACCCCAGCACCCCCACCATGCACCAATGACGTGATCTCAGCGAGTTTGCTTTTCGAGGTGGTGCAGTACCAGGGCGGCTTTGACGAGGTCGCCGATCCGGGAAGGGCTCTTGGTGGTGTGTCTCAGGAGCCGCCAGCGTCCGACGAGCAGGGCCATGGCGCGTTCACCGATGGCGCGTATGCCGCGAAGTAGCAGGTTGGCGGTCTTGTTGTCAGCGCTGAGGCGTTCGGGATTGATGGAGCCGGGGCGTTTGACGGGAACACGAACGCCGGCGCCGGCGCCCTCATAGCCCAGGTCGGCCAGGACGATCAGCCCTTGTTTGGCGGCCTGACGCAGAAGGGGCAGGACAGGCGCCGCGCGCGTAACGCGCCGGTACGCAGCGCGGGCGCATCTACGACCGCCTGTACCCGATGACGCGTCCCGAATCCCGGGGCCGTCTCTCCTTCGGGCGTCCACGGTGCGTCGGCCGTGCGGCTGACGCACCCGGCTGACCGCCCTTCCGGCCAGGAGGGGCGCTGTGGATCGCGGTCATGCTGGGGCGGTCGCCACGGCGTAGAATCGGAGGTACCCGGTATCGGCGACATCCCCGCCCCGAGGTGCCCCCGCCACGCCGGCTTCCGTCAGGGGGTATGCGACATGCCGAACCGACATTGGTTCGCCCACCACCGCCAAGGTGACAGCGACAGACCCGCCACGGCCACGTCCCGGCCGTCTTCCCATGCGCGACCGGATCCGGATACGGCAGGGGCACCGGAGCCGCGCCAGGAGCCCGCTGCTGCGACACGCGCCGGCGGGGTGTGGGCCGCGATGGTGGCCGTCGTGCTGCTCGCCGTCGTCCTCATCGTGTTCCTCCTCAGCAACACCGCTCAGGTCGAAGTCTCCTTCCTGGGCCTCCGCGGCGAACTGCCCCTGGCGATCGCGCTGCTTATCGCGATGGTCGCCGGAATCGTGATCACGCTGATCCTGGCCGCCACCCACCTCACCCGCCTCCGGCACCGCGTTCGCCGCAGGCAATGACCTCCCGCGGCCCGGCCGTGACAACCCGCCTCCGAGGATTCCTGGACGCACGGCGCACTGGGCCCCTCCGGGCCCGGCGGCCCCCTCGACCCGCCACATCACCGGTGGAGGATCCGGGCACCGCACCACGTGCGGCGGCCGCCGGAAAGCGCTCCGGCCACGGACTCGCTCGCCTGTTCGGCGAGGGGGCGCGTCGGGTGCGGCGGCTGGCTGCCAGGACCCTCCGCCGAGCCTGGGCGGACCGGGTTCTCGGGCTGGCGGCCGAGGCCGGATTCTGGGCGCTGCTGTCCCTGACCCCCTTGCTGCTGGTCCTGGTGGCCGCCATCGGGTACCTGCCCTCGCTGTTCGGCGCGGGTACGGTGAGCGAGGTCGAAACCTGGATCCTGACGGTGGCCGGGCATGTCCTGGCGCCTTCCGCCGTTGAGGAGGTCATCGACCCGGTCCTGGCCGATGTGCTGCGCCACGGACGCGGCGAGATCGTTTCGGCCGGCTTCCTGCTCGCGTTGTGGAGCGGTTCGGCGGCGATGAACACCTATGTCAACGCCATCACCATCGCCTATGGGATGCACGATCTTCGCCCGGCGCTTCGAGCCCGGGCGCTGGCCTTCGCCCTCTACCTGGGAGCGCTGGGCTCCGGAGCCCTCGTGCTGCCGCTGCTGGTCGCGACTCCCGACTGGATCCTCGCCGCCACACCCGCAGACGCCCGCCCGGTCGTCGGGCCGCTGGTCAGCGTGGGCTACTGGCCCGTTCTCATCGTGCTCTGCACAGGGCTGCTGGTCGTCCTCTATCGTGCGGCGACCCCGGTACGCGGC includes the following:
- a CDS encoding Bug family tripartite tricarboxylate transporter substrate binding protein produces the protein MTNNSHPPVRAIRPIRTATAGATALLLPLAGCANGGDAADAFPSRPIELTVGWSAGGSSDLTTRGLAKEMEEDLGVAVQITNVEGATGGVGASQVSNKDADGYSVFGGASVAGMWQVMEQSDASWESFYALLAGPSPTTIYVPADSEYETVEDLVEAMEDDSSMRYGTPGPGSNGHIFGELLTEETGTEAEHVPYDGGSEAGQYLVSGEVDFVSVTLGDILNLVESDDARPLVNLYEEPVEVAGTEIPPITDSYPELAEQTAINPWFGVYVPRDTPPEVVERLSESVQYATEQDRFVEMYEGELGGVVDFTAGQDSDDVMARVESSRAWALDGLGMTERDPAELDIPTIEEYEWPPHQRAEEAAEWPEGLQ
- a CDS encoding tripartite tricarboxylate transporter TctB family protein, with amino-acid sequence MTERTADERAGAQAPARAAGDLAVGLVIIAVCVWAGWESLGMPRRGQLGLLTSPGFTPFLACLTIGVLCAILVVRALLRGALKGVGPRLAEMWHSEESRRVVVLFALITGYGLLVGVIQFAVVTGVFLLVCFVFVRAGGWVTIAATTVVATLLTGVAIPHAFSMPLP
- a CDS encoding hydroxypyruvate isomerase family protein produces the protein MRFAVNLSMLFTTVAMLERPAAARAAGFEAVECWWPFGVPEPGDTDVDAFVAALDDAGVALTGLNFDAGSLPDGERGFVSQPDRTARFRANVPVAVEIARRTGCGVLNALYGNRQDGVSPEKQDECAADNLAYAAAEARGVATVVVEPLNSFESPRYPLVRTEHALGVLDRVQEASGERPGLLYDAYHMQRMEGNLIDTMRRHAGDLAHVQVADSPGRGAPGTGEIAHARVLDALHDLGYQGTVGLEYKDPGPADRFAWLHRDGRASLDGRRPSAFVTA
- a CDS encoding transposase family protein codes for the protein MRQPHGRRTVDARRRDGPGIRDASSGTGGRRCARAAYRRVTRAAPVLPLLRQAAKQGLIVLADLGYEGAGAGVRVPVKRPGSINPERLSADNKTANLLLRGIRAIGERAMALLVGRWRLLRHTTKSPSRIGDLVKAALVLHHLEKQTR
- a CDS encoding LapA family protein, with protein sequence MVAVVLLAVVLIVFLLSNTAQVEVSFLGLRGELPLAIALLIAMVAGIVITLILAATHLTRLRHRVRRRQ
- a CDS encoding YihY/virulence factor BrkB family protein; the encoded protein is MRRLAARTLRRAWADRVLGLAAEAGFWALLSLTPLLLVLVAAIGYLPSLFGAGTVSEVETWILTVAGHVLAPSAVEEVIDPVLADVLRHGRGEIVSAGFLLALWSGSAAMNTYVNAITIAYGMHDLRPALRARALAFALYLGALGSGALVLPLLVATPDWILAATPADARPVVGPLVSVGYWPVLIVLCTGLLVVLYRAATPVRGRWRREVPGAVLAMLLWLGGSMTLRLFMSLVIAGNAAYGVLAAPAAALLFLYVTALAVLLGAELNAQIARSRPDG